From a region of the Chitinophaga caseinilytica genome:
- a CDS encoding DUF2723 domain-containing protein — MFVLIGRIFTLPFSPGSAALGINIMSALSSGFTILFLFWTITHFARRIYTQHGGELSRNQLIVVMGAGAVGALAYTFSDSFWFSAVEGEVYAMSSLFTAVVFWAMLKWEHAADSEHGDRWIVLIAYLMGLSIGVHLLNLLTIPAMVLIWYFKKSKKTTGWGAFWAFVIGCLITGAVQKFVIQDTIKVAGMMDVYFVNSLSLPFFSGFIFYFVGILALLVIGYFKPKVGMYAPLILIATVVLIPAFPEGSGGAARAGRVIFAIAILAIPYLVKAFGVKIDFNKLRHPVQLVNSCIFFLLMGYSTYITTMIRSSANPTVDMYNVDNPVSLVGYLGREQYGDFPLIYGQVFTARPESYKETNNIYARAGNKYIVAGKKQVPVYGAADMMLFPRVWDASNDQGHADYYKAFLGLRDGEKPSFGDNIRFFLGYQVWHMYIRYFGWNFIGKQNDTQGFGNPRDGNMLSGITPLDNIFLGDQSEMPDSLKYNKAHNTFFFLPFLLGLLGFLFHYSRHRKDALIVGLLFFFTGMAIVLYLNQAGNQPRERDYAYVGSFYAFAIWIGLGVMSIYSFFEKRKFPAAATLAVVISLLAAPVLMAQQGWDDHDRSKKVIARDVAKDYLESCAPNAILFTVGDNDTYPLWYAQEVEGVRPDIRVINLSLLGVDWYIDQARNATNQSPAIPMTLTPEQYRGENRNYVMFFDNGKIPQDRFYNLKEVIGFLGDDSDNAKVPLNTGEKVNYLPTQKLFIPVNKAAVLANGTVDAADSARIEAQVPFVISKQMIFKNDLAVYDIIATNEWKRPIYFTSPIDLGFNDFLSVEGMTYRLSPTRRNTPDQMLPGLNDQVNTKRTFQTIMEKFQYGSVNVPGVYFDEPNRRMLQTIRNAHTKLAVALVNEGKKDQALTILNRQDTMFLPGNMPYAMTSPGNMHNLWGMEIVYAYYIAGDAKKAQDISAQIVKDLDQQMRYYRALPASKFTNDLQDDARRAEQFKAMLQQWHQQFTSDSAKLLEGNQQFGNAPAPAQDSPKP; from the coding sequence ATGTTCGTGCTGATCGGCCGGATTTTCACCCTGCCCTTCTCCCCCGGCTCCGCAGCCCTCGGCATCAACATCATGAGCGCCCTTTCCAGCGGTTTCACCATCCTGTTCCTCTTCTGGACCATCACCCACTTCGCCCGCCGCATCTATACGCAGCACGGTGGCGAACTGAGCCGTAACCAGCTGATCGTGGTAATGGGCGCCGGTGCCGTTGGTGCGCTGGCCTACACCTTCTCCGACTCCTTCTGGTTCTCCGCTGTGGAAGGCGAGGTATATGCGATGTCGTCCCTCTTCACCGCCGTGGTTTTCTGGGCCATGCTCAAATGGGAACATGCCGCGGATTCCGAGCACGGCGACCGCTGGATCGTACTGATCGCTTACCTGATGGGCCTTTCCATCGGCGTCCACCTCCTCAACCTGCTGACCATCCCGGCCATGGTACTGATCTGGTACTTCAAGAAAAGCAAGAAAACCACCGGCTGGGGCGCTTTCTGGGCCTTCGTGATCGGCTGTCTCATCACCGGCGCGGTTCAGAAATTCGTGATCCAGGACACCATTAAGGTAGCCGGTATGATGGACGTTTACTTCGTGAACTCCCTCAGCCTGCCCTTCTTCTCCGGTTTCATCTTCTACTTCGTAGGTATACTCGCCCTCCTCGTCATCGGTTATTTCAAACCGAAAGTGGGCATGTACGCGCCCCTGATCCTCATCGCCACCGTAGTGCTCATCCCCGCCTTCCCCGAAGGCTCGGGCGGCGCGGCGCGCGCCGGCAGGGTGATCTTCGCTATCGCCATCCTCGCCATCCCTTACCTGGTGAAGGCTTTCGGCGTGAAGATCGATTTCAACAAACTCAGGCATCCCGTTCAGCTGGTAAATTCCTGCATCTTCTTCCTGCTGATGGGATACTCCACCTACATCACCACCATGATCCGCTCTTCGGCCAACCCGACGGTGGACATGTACAACGTTGACAACCCGGTTTCCCTCGTGGGCTACCTCGGTCGTGAACAATACGGCGATTTCCCGCTGATCTACGGACAGGTGTTCACCGCCCGCCCGGAATCATACAAGGAAACCAACAACATTTACGCCCGTGCCGGCAACAAGTACATCGTAGCCGGTAAAAAACAGGTGCCGGTATACGGCGCGGCCGATATGATGTTGTTCCCGCGCGTGTGGGACGCCTCCAACGACCAGGGCCACGCCGATTACTATAAGGCGTTCCTGGGACTGAGAGACGGTGAAAAACCTTCTTTCGGCGACAACATCCGCTTCTTCCTCGGGTACCAGGTCTGGCACATGTACATCCGTTACTTCGGATGGAACTTCATCGGCAAACAGAACGATACCCAGGGCTTCGGGAACCCGCGCGACGGCAATATGCTCTCCGGCATCACACCGCTCGACAATATTTTCCTCGGCGACCAGTCCGAAATGCCCGACAGCCTGAAATACAACAAAGCACACAATACCTTCTTCTTCCTGCCTTTCCTCCTCGGCCTGCTGGGCTTCCTGTTCCATTACAGCCGCCACCGGAAAGACGCGCTGATCGTAGGTTTGCTGTTCTTCTTCACCGGTATGGCCATTGTGCTGTACCTCAACCAGGCCGGCAACCAGCCGCGTGAGCGTGATTACGCATACGTAGGTTCCTTCTACGCCTTCGCCATCTGGATCGGTTTGGGCGTGATGAGCATCTACAGCTTCTTCGAGAAGCGTAAATTCCCCGCGGCGGCCACACTCGCCGTGGTGATCAGCCTCCTCGCAGCGCCTGTGCTCATGGCACAACAAGGCTGGGACGATCACGACCGTTCCAAGAAAGTGATCGCCCGCGACGTAGCCAAAGATTACCTCGAATCCTGCGCGCCCAACGCCATCCTCTTTACCGTGGGCGACAACGATACCTACCCGCTCTGGTACGCACAGGAAGTGGAAGGCGTTCGCCCGGACATCCGCGTGATCAACCTCAGCCTCCTGGGTGTGGACTGGTACATCGACCAGGCCCGCAACGCCACCAACCAGAGCCCCGCCATCCCGATGACGCTCACGCCGGAACAATACCGCGGCGAAAACCGCAACTACGTGATGTTCTTCGACAACGGCAAAATCCCCCAAGACCGCTTCTACAACCTGAAAGAAGTGATCGGCTTCCTGGGAGACGACAGCGACAATGCCAAAGTGCCCCTGAACACCGGCGAAAAAGTGAACTACCTGCCCACGCAGAAACTGTTCATCCCCGTGAATAAAGCCGCCGTGCTCGCCAACGGCACAGTTGACGCCGCAGACAGCGCGCGCATCGAAGCACAGGTGCCGTTCGTTATCAGCAAGCAGATGATCTTCAAGAACGATCTCGCCGTGTACGACATCATCGCCACCAACGAATGGAAGCGCCCGATCTACTTCACTTCGCCCATCGATCTTGGATTCAACGACTTCCTTTCCGTGGAAGGCATGACCTACCGCTTGTCGCCCACCCGCCGCAACACGCCCGACCAGATGTTGCCCGGCCTGAACGACCAGGTGAATACCAAACGCACGTTCCAGACCATCATGGAGAAATTCCAGTACGGCAGCGTAAACGTGCCCGGCGTTTATTTCGACGAGCCTAACCGCCGCATGCTCCAGACCATCCGTAACGCCCACACCAAACTGGCCGTTGCCCTGGTAAACGAAGGCAAGAAAGATCAGGCGCTGACCATCCTCAATCGTCAGGACACTATGTTCCTGCCCGGCAACATGCCTTACGCCATGACATCGCCCGGCAACATGCACAACCTGTGGGGCATGGAAATCGTGTACGCTTACTACATCGCCGGCGACGCGAAGAAAGCGCAGGACATCTCCGCACAGATCGTCAAGGACCTGGACCAGCAGATGCGCTACTACCGCGCCCTGCCGGCCTCCAAGTTCACCAACGACCTGCAGGATGATGCACGCCGTGCCGAACAGTTCAAAGCCATGCTCCAGCAATGGCACCAGCAGTTCACTTCCGACAGCGCGAAGCTGCTCGAAGGCAACCAGCAGTTCGGCAACGCTCCCGCGCCTGCGCAGGATTCTCCGAAACCATAA
- a CDS encoding magnesium chelatase, with product MEQIKTLGALKKSGHQQRSVKEEIRQNLIAKLKRKESTFPGIIGYDDTVIPDTERALLSRHNILFLGLRGQAKTRMARQMIDLLDEFVPIVAGSEVNDHPYAPLSRYARDLVAKMGDETPIEWIPREARYGEKLATPDVSVADLIGDVDPIKAANEKLSYADERVIHFGIIPRSNRGIFVINELPDLQARIQVALFNILQEGDIQIRGFKVRMPLDMLFVFTANPEDYTNRGSIVTPLKDRIESQIITHYPKTLENSLLITEQEAAVHEEQQGKVTMPDLIKRIIEQVAFEARGSEYVDKKSGVSARLTIAAFENAVSSAERRTLLHNEPSTYVRISDLQSIVPAITGKIELVYEGEQEGPLQVALNLLDKSLRTTFAQYFPNPETFKKRKAAGAQDANPYRPIIQWFDAGNALQLLQDAPDKEYASALQKVAGLKELVEKMFPKANKKEQLLLMEMVLHGLAAHSLLSKKSIGNATRFSDLLGTMMNFSTTEDPEEDEEL from the coding sequence ATGGAACAAATCAAAACGCTCGGCGCACTAAAGAAGAGCGGACATCAGCAAAGGTCCGTCAAAGAAGAGATCAGACAGAACCTCATCGCCAAACTCAAAAGAAAGGAAAGCACTTTCCCGGGCATCATCGGGTACGACGATACCGTGATCCCCGACACCGAAAGAGCCCTGCTTTCCCGCCACAATATCCTCTTCCTCGGCCTGCGCGGACAGGCAAAAACGCGTATGGCGCGGCAAATGATCGATTTGCTCGACGAGTTCGTGCCCATCGTGGCCGGATCGGAAGTCAACGATCACCCGTATGCGCCCCTCTCCCGCTACGCGCGCGACCTTGTGGCCAAAATGGGGGACGAAACGCCCATTGAATGGATCCCGCGGGAGGCGCGGTACGGCGAAAAGCTCGCCACGCCCGACGTGTCTGTAGCCGATCTCATCGGCGACGTAGACCCCATCAAGGCGGCGAATGAAAAGCTCAGTTATGCCGACGAACGGGTGATCCATTTCGGGATCATTCCGCGCTCGAACCGGGGGATTTTCGTCATCAACGAGCTGCCCGATCTGCAGGCGCGCATCCAGGTGGCGCTGTTCAACATCCTGCAGGAAGGGGATATCCAGATCCGGGGGTTCAAGGTGAGAATGCCGCTCGATATGCTGTTCGTTTTCACCGCCAACCCGGAAGATTATACCAACCGCGGCTCCATCGTAACGCCGTTGAAAGACCGGATCGAAAGCCAGATCATCACCCATTACCCGAAAACGCTGGAAAACAGCCTGCTCATCACCGAACAGGAAGCCGCCGTGCATGAGGAACAGCAAGGCAAAGTCACGATGCCCGACCTGATCAAAAGGATCATCGAGCAGGTGGCGTTCGAAGCACGGGGAAGTGAATATGTGGACAAGAAAAGCGGGGTTTCTGCCCGTTTGACCATCGCCGCGTTCGAAAACGCCGTGAGCTCCGCGGAACGGCGGACCCTCCTGCACAACGAGCCCTCCACCTACGTCCGCATCAGCGACCTCCAGAGCATCGTTCCGGCCATCACCGGCAAGATCGAGCTGGTATACGAAGGGGAACAGGAAGGTCCGCTCCAGGTAGCCCTCAACCTGCTCGACAAAAGTCTCCGCACCACGTTCGCCCAATATTTCCCCAACCCGGAAACCTTCAAGAAACGCAAGGCCGCCGGCGCGCAGGACGCCAATCCCTACCGCCCTATCATCCAGTGGTTCGACGCGGGCAATGCGCTCCAGTTGCTGCAGGACGCGCCCGACAAGGAGTACGCGTCGGCATTGCAAAAGGTAGCCGGCCTGAAGGAGCTGGTGGAGAAAATGTTCCCCAAAGCCAATAAAAAAGAACAATTGCTCCTCATGGAAATGGTGCTCCACGGGCTGGCGGCGCATTCGCTGCTCAGCAAGAAATCCATCGGGAACGCCACCCGGTTCTCCGACCTGCTGGGCACCATGATGAATTTCAGTACCACGGAAGATCCGGAAGAAGATGAAGAACTTTAA
- a CDS encoding sigma-70 family RNA polymerase sigma factor, with amino-acid sequence MPNNVVDISATLLEVSRGDENAFRDLFRQYADHLYAYIWQLTKSRELAEEVVQDIFLQIWISREALAGVRNFRNYLFVIARNHALNAIKKMMRERKRAMEWELARGEADTPVSPEPDLDIVEEAIRQLPSQQQKAWLLSRRQGKKYHEIAREMQLSRETVKKYIQYATQSIVRYVTSRITTLLTICILHSL; translated from the coding sequence TTGCCAAACAACGTTGTTGATATCAGTGCCACGTTACTGGAAGTGTCCCGGGGCGATGAAAACGCCTTCCGCGACCTCTTCCGCCAATATGCCGACCATCTCTACGCCTACATCTGGCAGCTGACGAAGTCGCGCGAGCTGGCGGAAGAAGTGGTGCAGGATATTTTCCTTCAGATTTGGATCAGCCGCGAGGCGCTGGCCGGTGTCCGCAATTTCCGGAACTATCTATTCGTGATCGCCCGCAACCATGCCCTGAACGCCATCAAAAAAATGATGCGGGAAAGGAAAAGGGCGATGGAATGGGAACTGGCACGGGGTGAAGCAGATACGCCCGTTTCCCCGGAGCCCGATCTCGACATCGTGGAAGAAGCCATCCGCCAGTTGCCCTCCCAGCAACAGAAAGCCTGGCTCCTCAGCCGGCGGCAGGGTAAGAAGTACCACGAGATCGCCCGGGAAATGCAGCTCTCCCGCGAAACGGTCAAAAAGTACATCCAGTACGCCACGCAATCGATCGTCAGGTACGTGACCAGCCGCATCACTACCCTGCTCACCATCTGCATTCTCCATTCCCTCTGA
- a CDS encoding Gfo/Idh/MocA family oxidoreductase codes for MHRRNFLFNTSAFLAGSALLPSSLRALAPSDRVNIAVIGVNGMGWSNLNALLKHPETNCVALCDVDETVLNKRAGELQQKTGKKPALYGDYRKLLENKDIDAVVIGTPDHWHCLQMVDAVSAGKDVYVEKPIGNSIAEIRAMVNAQERTGRVVQVGQWQRSMNHFNDAIAYVHSGKLGKVRLVKVWAYMGWMKPVPVAANAMPPAGVDYKTWLGPAQMREFNANRFHFNFRWFWDYAGGLMTDWGVHLIDYALYGMKASNPKSVVAAGGKFAYPDDAAETPDTLTALYEFDDFNMQWEHATGINGGPYGRDHGIAFIGNNGTLVLDRGGWEVIAEKDKMEPISRIKANDNGLDKHTKNWLEVIKSRKLTDLHCDIRTGANVATNAQMGNIAFRTGERIYYRPYEGKFDNKKANAFITPEYHNNYKLPK; via the coding sequence ATGCACAGAAGGAACTTTTTGTTCAACACTTCCGCATTCCTGGCCGGATCGGCCCTGCTGCCCTCATCCCTCCGCGCCCTGGCTCCCAGCGACCGCGTCAATATCGCAGTGATCGGTGTGAACGGGATGGGCTGGAGCAACCTGAACGCCCTGTTGAAGCACCCTGAAACCAATTGCGTTGCGCTCTGCGACGTAGACGAAACCGTCCTGAACAAGCGCGCCGGCGAATTGCAGCAAAAAACCGGCAAAAAGCCCGCGCTCTATGGCGATTACCGCAAACTGCTGGAAAACAAGGACATAGACGCAGTGGTGATCGGCACGCCCGACCATTGGCATTGCCTGCAGATGGTAGACGCAGTGAGCGCCGGCAAAGACGTGTACGTCGAAAAGCCCATCGGCAACTCCATCGCCGAGATCCGCGCCATGGTGAACGCCCAGGAGCGGACGGGGCGCGTGGTACAGGTAGGGCAATGGCAGCGCAGTATGAACCATTTCAACGACGCCATTGCTTACGTACATTCCGGGAAACTCGGTAAGGTAAGACTGGTAAAGGTTTGGGCGTATATGGGATGGATGAAGCCCGTGCCCGTGGCGGCCAACGCTATGCCACCGGCCGGTGTGGACTATAAAACCTGGCTGGGCCCCGCCCAGATGCGCGAGTTCAACGCCAACCGCTTCCATTTCAACTTCCGCTGGTTCTGGGATTACGCGGGCGGCCTTATGACCGACTGGGGCGTGCACCTCATCGATTACGCGCTGTACGGCATGAAAGCGTCCAATCCCAAAAGCGTGGTGGCCGCAGGCGGAAAATTCGCTTACCCCGACGATGCCGCCGAAACGCCCGACACCCTCACGGCCCTCTATGAGTTCGACGACTTCAACATGCAATGGGAACACGCTACCGGCATCAACGGCGGCCCCTACGGCAGAGACCACGGCATCGCCTTCATCGGCAACAACGGCACGCTGGTACTGGACCGCGGGGGATGGGAAGTGATCGCGGAGAAAGACAAGATGGAACCCATCAGCCGGATCAAAGCCAACGACAACGGGTTGGACAAGCACACCAAAAACTGGCTGGAAGTGATCAAATCCCGCAAGCTGACCGATCTGCACTGCGACATCCGCACCGGCGCCAACGTGGCCACCAACGCGCAGATGGGCAACATCGCGTTCCGCACCGGGGAACGGATTTATTATCGTCCGTACGAAGGTAAATTCGACAACAAAAAAGCCAACGCCTTCATCACGCCCGAATATCATAACAATTACAAACTTCCCAAATAA
- a CDS encoding vWA domain-containing protein, whose translation MKGFIFTRFNPSDDSQPSFEKLLDVFTQLLTYTSGDVSEALQWMTELDKEYQLTSEEYGIGDFIQDLKDKGYIRDNEEEGTISITAKTEQSIRKRALEEIFGKLKKSRIGDHNIRKSGQGDEQNAETRPYLFGDALEQIDMTASIRNAQINHGIETFSMQRDDLEIRETDFKTQTSTVLMIDISHSMILYGEDRITPAKKVAMALSELITTRYPKDTLDIIVFGNDAWQIEIKDLPYLQVGPFHTNTVAGLELAMDILRRRRNPNKQILMITDGKPTCLKQGKQYYKNSFGLDRKILNRTLNLAAQCKKLKIPITTFMVATDPWLQQFVNEFTETNNGKAFFSGTDNLGQFLFHDFESGKRKKL comes from the coding sequence ATGAAAGGGTTTATATTTACCCGTTTCAACCCGTCAGACGACAGCCAACCCTCGTTCGAAAAGCTGCTGGACGTATTTACCCAGCTGCTGACGTACACGAGCGGCGACGTATCGGAGGCCCTGCAATGGATGACCGAACTGGACAAGGAATATCAGCTGACCAGCGAGGAATACGGGATCGGGGATTTCATACAGGATTTGAAAGACAAGGGTTATATCCGGGACAATGAAGAAGAAGGCACTATCTCCATCACGGCCAAAACGGAACAGTCGATCCGCAAACGCGCGCTGGAAGAAATTTTCGGGAAACTGAAGAAATCCCGCATCGGGGACCATAATATCCGCAAATCCGGCCAGGGCGACGAGCAGAACGCCGAAACCCGGCCCTATCTCTTCGGCGATGCGTTGGAGCAGATAGACATGACGGCTTCCATCCGCAACGCGCAGATCAACCACGGCATCGAAACGTTTTCCATGCAGCGAGACGATCTGGAGATCCGGGAAACGGATTTCAAGACGCAAACGTCTACCGTGCTCATGATCGATATCTCCCATTCCATGATCCTTTATGGGGAAGACCGCATCACGCCGGCCAAGAAAGTGGCCATGGCGCTCAGCGAGCTCATCACCACCCGGTACCCGAAAGACACGCTGGACATCATCGTGTTCGGGAACGACGCCTGGCAGATCGAGATCAAAGACCTGCCCTATCTGCAGGTCGGGCCTTTCCACACCAATACCGTGGCGGGGCTGGAACTGGCTATGGACATCCTCCGCCGCAGGCGCAATCCCAACAAACAGATCCTGATGATCACCGACGGGAAGCCGACCTGCCTCAAACAAGGGAAACAGTATTATAAAAACAGCTTCGGGCTCGACCGGAAGATCCTCAACCGGACTCTCAACCTCGCCGCCCAATGCAAAAAACTGAAAATCCCCATCACCACTTTCATGGTAGCCACCGACCCGTGGCTGCAGCAATTCGTCAACGAATTCACGGAAACCAATAACGGTAAAGCATTTTTCTCCGGGACCGATAACCTGGGACAGTTCCTGTTCCACGATTTCGAGAGCGGGAAAAGGAAAAAGTTGTAA
- a CDS encoding DUF1080 domain-containing protein: MQRITKLFLCAAFAAPALSASAQDAKPQDTEVWEPVPPKVTPGTATTAPSDAIVLFDGKNLDSWVSDKDGSAAPWTIKDGALTVAPGKGGIKTKASFGDFQLHIEWRAPSVVKGEGQGRGNSGIFLQEQYELQVLDNYNNKTYSNGQAGSLYKQAIPLANACLPPGQWQTYDVIYTAPRFNADGTVASPARVTVIHNGVLVQNNYALLGKTLYIGKPFYEKHGDLPIALQDHGDLVSYRNIWLRKL; the protein is encoded by the coding sequence ATGCAACGGATCACGAAACTCTTCCTCTGCGCAGCCTTCGCCGCGCCCGCATTATCCGCGTCTGCGCAAGACGCCAAGCCGCAAGACACTGAAGTTTGGGAGCCCGTGCCCCCGAAAGTAACGCCCGGAACGGCCACCACGGCCCCTTCTGACGCAATCGTGCTGTTCGACGGCAAGAACCTCGACAGCTGGGTGTCTGACAAAGACGGCAGCGCAGCGCCCTGGACCATCAAAGACGGCGCCCTCACCGTAGCGCCCGGCAAAGGCGGCATCAAGACCAAGGCTTCCTTCGGCGATTTCCAGCTGCATATCGAATGGCGCGCACCTTCCGTCGTGAAAGGCGAAGGCCAGGGCCGCGGCAACAGCGGCATTTTCCTGCAGGAACAATACGAATTGCAGGTGCTCGACAACTACAATAACAAGACGTATTCCAACGGCCAGGCCGGCAGCCTCTACAAACAGGCCATTCCCCTCGCCAACGCCTGTCTGCCTCCGGGCCAGTGGCAAACGTACGACGTGATCTATACCGCGCCCCGCTTCAATGCGGATGGCACCGTAGCATCTCCCGCCCGCGTGACCGTTATCCACAATGGCGTGCTGGTGCAGAACAACTACGCATTGCTCGGCAAAACGCTTTATATCGGCAAGCCGTTCTACGAAAAACACGGCGATCTGCCCATCGCATTACAAGACCATGGCGATCTGGTGAGCTACCGCAACATCTGGCTGCGCAAACTCTAA
- a CDS encoding AraC family transcriptional regulator: MTSEVLLYIHHHLDSKISLESLGKVTGYSPFHLQKKLSRELGTPLGKYIQEQRLHTAAYLLALTRLPILDIMTMVGFEDNSAFGRAFKKLYAVPPLQYRSSQTHQQAHPHQTSRYISTNGAICREAPKTARIFTSRGDYFSRESFAIWEDVAAYIASIGKTPDDFEHYSVFHECPHITGNRDSRFDAAIVPKGFTLPAEPFLQSSILDGKYIKFNFCSAVQEYESVSAEVNNAVAAQPEIRHREGASYFRYDSMPSPHNPDNLFINWYLPIA, encoded by the coding sequence ATGACCAGCGAAGTGCTCCTTTACATCCATCATCACCTCGACAGCAAGATTTCGCTGGAATCCCTCGGCAAGGTGACCGGCTATTCCCCCTTCCACCTCCAGAAGAAACTGAGCAGGGAACTGGGAACGCCGCTGGGGAAGTATATCCAGGAACAGCGCCTACACACCGCAGCTTACCTGCTGGCACTTACGCGCCTCCCGATCCTCGATATTATGACCATGGTCGGTTTTGAAGACAACAGCGCATTCGGACGGGCGTTCAAAAAGCTGTATGCCGTACCGCCGCTGCAATACAGGTCTTCACAAACCCACCAGCAAGCGCATCCCCATCAAACTTCCCGGTACATTTCCACCAACGGCGCCATCTGCCGGGAAGCGCCGAAAACCGCCAGGATCTTCACTTCCCGCGGCGATTATTTCTCCCGCGAAAGCTTCGCCATCTGGGAAGACGTTGCCGCATACATCGCTTCCATCGGCAAAACGCCGGACGATTTCGAGCATTATTCCGTCTTCCACGAATGTCCGCACATCACCGGCAACCGCGACTCCCGCTTCGATGCGGCCATCGTTCCGAAAGGATTCACCCTGCCGGCGGAGCCCTTCCTCCAATCCAGTATTTTAGACGGAAAGTATATCAAATTCAATTTCTGCAGCGCCGTGCAGGAATACGAAAGCGTGAGCGCGGAAGTTAATAACGCCGTTGCCGCGCAACCGGAAATCCGCCACAGGGAAGGCGCTTCGTATTTCCGGTACGATTCCATGCCAAGCCCCCACAACCCCGATAACCTGTTCATTAACTGGTATCTCCCTATCGCGTAA
- a CDS encoding sugar phosphate isomerase/epimerase, whose translation MISMRKSLVLLGAAALMFAQPVLAQKKEAKLGWKLGAQAYSFNRFTLSEALDRIDSCKLQYVECYNGQTIGGGIDGKMDFKMDAAKRQQVKDLFKQKKKTLVAYGVVSPNGEEEWKQMFEFAKAMGIQIITSEPRLADLDALSRLADEYKIKVAFHDHPKPSHYWHPDSVLVNIQGRSKYLGACADIGHWVRSGLDPVECLQKLNGRVFSLHFKDLHEKSPKGHDVPWGTGVCNIPGVLAELKKQNFKGVFSAEYEYHWDRNWPEIAEGVKNVREMISKL comes from the coding sequence ATGATCTCAATGAGAAAATCGCTGGTGCTGTTGGGCGCGGCGGCATTAATGTTCGCGCAGCCGGTACTGGCGCAGAAGAAGGAGGCCAAACTGGGCTGGAAGCTCGGTGCGCAGGCGTATTCCTTCAATCGTTTCACCCTTTCCGAAGCCCTCGACCGTATCGATTCCTGCAAATTGCAGTATGTGGAATGCTATAACGGGCAGACCATCGGCGGCGGTATCGACGGGAAGATGGATTTCAAGATGGATGCGGCGAAGCGGCAGCAGGTCAAAGACCTCTTCAAGCAGAAAAAGAAGACCCTCGTGGCGTACGGCGTCGTTTCTCCGAACGGTGAGGAAGAATGGAAGCAGATGTTCGAGTTCGCCAAAGCGATGGGCATCCAGATCATCACGTCCGAACCGCGCCTGGCCGACCTGGACGCGCTGAGCCGCCTGGCAGACGAGTACAAGATCAAAGTGGCGTTCCACGACCATCCGAAACCGAGCCATTACTGGCATCCGGACAGCGTGCTGGTTAACATCCAGGGCCGCAGCAAATACCTCGGCGCCTGTGCCGACATTGGCCACTGGGTGCGTTCCGGCCTCGATCCGGTGGAGTGCCTTCAGAAGCTGAACGGACGTGTGTTCAGCCTGCATTTCAAAGACCTCCACGAGAAGAGCCCCAAAGGCCACGATGTGCCCTGGGGAACGGGCGTGTGCAATATTCCCGGCGTGCTGGCGGAGCTGAAGAAACAGAACTTCAAAGGCGTTTTCAGCGCGGAATATGAATACCATTGGGACCGTAACTGGCCCGAGATCGCGGAAGGCGTGAAGAACGTGCGGGAGATGATCTCGAAACTCTGA